From the genome of Methanofollis sp. UBA420:
CGCCGAAAGGCCGAGCGCGTACAGGGACGAGGGGTTGCCGTACTCCTCCTTCAGGTATCGCCCGGCAAAGGCAAGGACGCGGGGGTCGACAGGAACAGACGACGCATGATCCAGATAGACCATCCTCCCCTCCCTCAGAAGGTCATCACCGCGTCGGCGTCCAGGGCCAGGTCGTTGAGAGTCGCACCGCCGGCGATGGTCCCTTCAGGGATGAAGTCTCCCCTCGGAACCCCGAGGAGTTGCGTGCTCTGTTCGCAGATGTAGATCTTCACCCCCGCGTCGACCGCCTGCCGCATCGCCTCTGCAAGCGTCGGGAAGGCCCCGATCCGGATCTTCTCGGCCTCGCCTCTCCTGACCGCGGTGATCCCCTTGATCA
Proteins encoded in this window:
- a CDS encoding DsrE family protein, whose amino-acid sequence is MAKILYVQTSGTDTPERLYAPFILGATAAAMGVEAAIFFMIKGITAVRRGEAEKIRIGAFPTLAEAMRQAVDAGVKIYICEQSTQLLGVPRGDFIPEGTIAGGATLNDLALDADAVMTF